The nucleotide sequence GGCCCATCTTTGATGATAAACTGAATCGTCGGATCCGCCTGCAGAAGCATGTTATTTTTTAATCGATTGTGGTAGACAGCCGAAACCGTATATCGTTCTTCCTCGTTAGCTGTCTCGCCTTCAATGATCGACGCCAACGTGACGATCTGTTTGGGCGTCATTTGCAATGTAGCCGCACGCTGTTTAAGCTCTTTATCAAAAAACGCAGTAAATTCGCGCACCATGATGCGGATGATTTCCTTCTCTGTTGTACCCGGATCAAAAAAATAAGTGTTCGGCATCATGTACCCGAAAAGTGATGTGTCTTTAACACCAAGCTCGCGGCAAAGACCCGTATCGCGTATTGCGGCAACAAATATGGTGCGATCAATCGGCAGTTTCGCTTGCAATACCTCGATGATTTCTTCCATTTTCTTCCCTTCGGTAATCGTAACGCGAATACTTTGAGGCGTACTGCTTTGAAGGATCCGCAGAATCTGGTGATTAGAACCCCGAAGCGGTAAAAGATATTGCCCAGCTTTCAGATGCCGGTCGGCTCCAAGATATTTTGCAGCATAGACAAATGTCCGCGAATTATCGATCACGCCGCTTTCTTCAAGAATATGCGCAATATCCGAAAGACTGGCGCCTTTCGGAATTGTAATTCGCAATTTCTTGTCCAGAGGCAACGCTTCCAATTCAACCGTCGGCGCGTTGTACAAAACAATTTTATAAAAAGCGACTACGAACGATGCCCCGAGCAAAATTCCAACAAAAGAAATGACAACAAGAATCTTTACCAGATTCCGTGTACGCTGCGATCCATCCGCCAAAACTTAGTACCTTTACATGAAAGTAGGGTTTAAAAAACGGCGAGAGTATACACATTTTTGCTCATGCATGCAAATGAAATGAAGCGGAAGTCAGGATGGTAAAGTGATAGAAAATGTGGTGCCTTGTTGCTGGTTGCTTTTTACTTGGTACGCCATACCGTGACGTTCGAGAATTTCTTGAACCACAACCAGACCAAGACCTGATCCTTTTTGTTTCGTCGTAAAAAACGGATCGAAAATTTTCGGCAACTGGTGTTCGGGAATACCTTCGCCGCTATCTATGATATTTAGCGCGATCCCATTTTCATTTTTGGATAAATTGACCGACAGGGTTCCGCCATTCGGCATAGCCTCAATGGCATTGATCAATACATTCAGCAAGGCTTGCTGCAACTGTCCTGAATCAAATTCGCATTCGATAGCAGGATCATCAAAACAGGTTTCAACATGAATATTGTTTTTCTGCATTTTGTCCTGAAGCAAAGCCAGAGCATTGTGAATTACAGGAATGACCGGTTGACGGTTTTTCTCAAGAGGGGCTGTACGCGCATACATCAATGTATCATTGAGAATACGTTCCAATCGCATCGTTTCATCGACAATAACTTTGAGATAGACTTCATCGGATACATCGTGATGCCGATTAAGAATTGCGCGGGCAAA is from bacterium and encodes:
- the mltG gene encoding endolytic transglycosylase MltG, whose translation is MADGSQRTRNLVKILVVISFVGILLGASFVVAFYKIVLYNAPTVELEALPLDKKLRITIPKGASLSDIAHILEESGVIDNSRTFVYAAKYLGADRHLKAGQYLLPLRGSNHQILRILQSSTPQSIRVTITEGKKMEEIIEVLQAKLPIDRTIFVAAIRDTGLCRELGVKDTSLFGYMMPNTYFFDPGTTEKEIIRIMVREFTAFFDKELKQRAATLQMTPKQIVTLASIIEGETANEEERYTVSAVYHNRLKNNMLLQADPTIQFIIKDGPRRLYFKDLDIDSPYNTYKYSGLPPGPINNPGKPSILAALYPASVNYLYMVADGTGKHRFSRTMEEHLEARKQLDHLRQSINR